The Leptospira bourretii genomic sequence TAGGCTTTTTATCCGAATGGTGGAAACAGTTGTTTGGCGAAAGTGAAGGAAAAACAGGAAAAGGAATTTTTCCTGCATCAGTTCAATTCACCACAGACCTACATTCTATGGGTCAATACATTCAGGATGGAGAACGACTTTTGATGGAAACTGTCATCAAAGTGGAAGCTCCCAAACAAGATGTTTATTTAACAGAAAAAACAGACGATCGTGATGGTTTGAATTATTTGGCAGGAAAAAAACTTTCTGAAGTGAACCAAAGTGCTATGTTGGGAACATTGATTGCCCATAGAGACGGTGGAGTTCCTTGTTTGGAAATCACTTTACCAACTTTGAATGAAGAGATTGTTGGAGAATTATTGTATTTCTTTGAATTTGCTTGTGGAGTTTCTGGTTATATGTTAGGTGTAAATCCATTTGACCAACCAGGTGTTGAAGACTATAAAAACAATATGTTTGCCCTACTTGGCAAAAAAGGATTCGAAAAAAGAAAAGAAGAAATCTTAAGTCATATAAGATGAGTTTACAAACGATTGAATTTTGGAGAGTTCCGTTCCAAATATATCTTTTGTGATATAAGAATCCCAAAGTTCTTTTGTTCCTAAATCAAGAACCGTACCGGAGAAAATTTCTCCGGTAATCTCTCCTTTGTTTGCACATTCCTTAAAAATATCAGACAGATCATAATATTTATTTTTTTCTAAATGGATAAGACAATTTGGATTTAATAATGCTAGGCCAATATAATAATTGGATCCTTTTCCAAAGTTCAATTTTCCGTTTTCACCGATATCGATTTTCGTATAATTTTGATTTGGTGGTATTGGAAGTAGGTATAAATGAATTTTTATCGGTTGAGGTAATTGGAATTTTGGAAAAAAATTAGGATTTGGAAAAAGTAATGTATCCGGATTGATTAACAAAATTGGTTCTTCATAATAATTTTCAGGTAAACCAGTTCGAATTCCTCCCGCTGTACCGAGAATTTCTTTTTTTTCTTCTAAAACCTCAATTGGGAATTGCGAAAAGTTCTGAACATGAGATTTAATTTGGTCACCTAAATAATGTGTGTTGATCCAAACCTTTGAAGTATTCCATTTTTTCAAAAGATACAAACTATAATCCAGAAGGGTAATATCTTGAATTTTTAACAGAGGTTTCGGGTTACTTTCAGTGAGAATTCCCATACGTTTTCCAAATCCAGCTGCTAAAATGAATGCATTCATAAATTCTTAAAGTCCTTATGGCGGCTTAATTCATCACGGAGACTTCTGACAAAAATATATAGTGAATCGGCAAACATTCCTAATTGAATGATTTCTTCCAATTGGTTCAAACAAGATATGATCGAAGGTTTAAATTTATTTTTTCCATGATCAGTCACCATTCGAAAATATGTTCCTAGAGCCTTAAATGATCTCTGTAAGGCCTGAAGATAAAAAGTATCGTTGAATTTTTTGGATTGGTCGATATTTCGTTTTTGAAATTCCTTTAACATTAAAGAACGAAAATCTCTGGGCAGCGGGTAATAAGCATCGTATAAGATGGAAGCTAAATCGTATTGTGGGACTCCCATTCTTGCATCCTGGAAGTCAATTAACGCATAATCAGAATTTGGCGATATTAAAATATTTCTACAGTGAAAATCTCTGTGAGTAAAAACATTAATAGGGTATTTGTTTAAATACCCAACTGTTTCTTCAATAAAGGCTCTCCCTTCATTGGATATTTCTGTTTTGATTTGAAATAATTGTTTAAATCCTTCAAATTTTTCCAAAGTTAAATTAGTTTCAAAACTAAGTTTTTCAGTATCAAATTTTCGGTTTTTTACTAGAGAAGGTGGATCGAGTGATTGGAGTTTTAAAATTAGATCAATTAGTATTGGAAACTTATTTTTATAATCATTTAGAGCATAGGAACTAAAATCTTTTAATCCTTCAAAACTCATAAATGTAAGTCCGAGTTCTTTATTTGTTTCTAAAACTTTTGGAACGTGAACTCCATTTGCATTCAGAAACTCGGATAGAATGATAAAGTCTTCATTTACTGTTTCATCGGCGCAAACAACTACTTCTTTTTTTTGAGAAGTTGTAATTCGAAAGTACCTACGTGTGGATGCTTCTTCTTGTAACGGTTCTATGTTTGGGTTTTTACCATAACGGGAAAGAACCAATTCTAATTGTGAGTCATTTAATCCTGGATACACTGAAGCTACTATGTTTCTAAAAGCTTAGGAAAA encodes the following:
- a CDS encoding NTP transferase domain-containing protein, encoding MNAFILAAGFGKRMGILTESNPKPLLKIQDITLLDYSLYLLKKWNTSKVWINTHYLGDQIKSHVQNFSQFPIEVLEEKKEILGTAGGIRTGLPENYYEEPILLINPDTLLFPNPNFFPKFQLPQPIKIHLYLLPIPPNQNYTKIDIGENGKLNFGKGSNYYIGLALLNPNCLIHLEKNKYYDLSDIFKECANKGEITGEIFSGTVLDLGTKELWDSYITKDIFGTELSKIQSFVNSSYMT
- a CDS encoding aminoglycoside phosphotransferase family protein, encoding MYPGLNDSQLELVLSRYGKNPNIEPLQEEASTRRYFRITTSQKKEVVVCADETVNEDFIILSEFLNANGVHVPKVLETNKELGLTFMSFEGLKDFSSYALNDYKNKFPILIDLILKLQSLDPPSLVKNRKFDTEKLSFETNLTLEKFEGFKQLFQIKTEISNEGRAFIEETVGYLNKYPINVFTHRDFHCRNILISPNSDYALIDFQDARMGVPQYDLASILYDAYYPLPRDFRSLMLKEFQKRNIDQSKKFNDTFYLQALQRSFKALGTYFRMVTDHGKNKFKPSIISCLNQLEEIIQLGMFADSLYIFVRSLRDELSRHKDFKNL